In the Dehalococcoidia bacterium genome, one interval contains:
- a CDS encoding type II toxin-antitoxin system HicB family antitoxin produces MADTRQLTAVIHREGDCYVALCPELDVVSQGITIDEARRNLIEALELFFEGASQQEIDRRLDSEFYVTSVSIAVG; encoded by the coding sequence ATGGCCGATACTCGACAGCTGACAGCCGTTATCCACCGCGAAGGCGACTGCTACGTGGCGCTTTGCCCCGAACTTGACGTCGTGAGTCAGGGGATCACTATCGACGAGGCGCGACGCAATCTCATCGAAGCACTTGAGCTTTTCTTTGAAGGTGCCTCACAGCAAGAGATCGACCGTCGGCTCGACTCAGAATTCTACGTTACGAGCGTTAGCATCGCAGTTGGCTAA
- a CDS encoding type II toxin-antitoxin system HicA family toxin: MLQRRLENDTVTVVVPNHSTIATGTLLSIIRQAGVERTLFEA; encoded by the coding sequence ATGCTGCAAAGAAGACTCGAGAATGACACCGTAACGGTGGTCGTGCCGAACCACAGCACGATAGCGACTGGCACGTTGTTGTCCATCATTCGACAGGCGGGTGTCGAGCGTACACTCTTCGAAGCGTGA
- the rpsP gene encoding 30S ribosomal protein S16 produces MLRIRLRRVGKKKQPNYRLVVADSHSPRDGAFIETVGTYNPLTQPATITVKEERVREWIGKGAVPSDRAAKILSERGLCEPPKFTPKAKQEKPAPDPEAAAPAAAAPAESAAAVAEAPAAPEEPAAEPQASAEPEAAAEPEAATEPEASAAEPEAAAEEAEA; encoded by the coding sequence GTGCTCAGAATCCGACTTCGCCGCGTAGGCAAGAAGAAGCAGCCGAACTACCGTCTCGTGGTCGCGGACTCGCACTCGCCGCGTGACGGCGCGTTCATCGAGACCGTCGGCACGTACAACCCGCTGACGCAGCCGGCAACCATCACGGTCAAGGAAGAGCGGGTGCGCGAGTGGATCGGCAAGGGCGCCGTGCCCTCGGACCGCGCCGCCAAGATCCTGTCCGAGCGAGGGCTGTGCGAGCCGCCGAAGTTCACGCCGAAGGCAAAGCAGGAGAAGCCGGCGCCAGACCCAGAAGCCGCGGCGCCCGCAGCAGCCGCGCCTGCGGAATCGGCTGCAGCCGTCGCCGAAGCGCCTGCCGCGCCAGAGGAACCAGCCGCCGAACCACAGGCATCGGCGGAACCAGAGGCGGCCGCGGAACCAGAGGCGGCCACGGAACCAGAGGCGTCTGCCGCGGAACCAGAGGCGGCCGCGGAAGAAGCAGAGGCGTAG
- the ffh gene encoding signal recognition particle protein, producing the protein MLEALSDKLSGVFQKLGSHGTISEKDLDDAMREVRIALLEADVNFKVVRQFIASVRERALGSEVLQSLTGPQQVISIVSDELVNILGGSESHLNLSSKPTVIMLVGLKGSGKTTTAAKLALHLRKNGQKPMLVAADPYRVAGSEQLKSLARQLNMYVYAGDEGQKLTDLCTASLKEAQRQGASVIIVDTAGRSTIDGEMMDEVSAMRTALKPDEIILVVDAMTGQEAVNVAQEFHDQLGVTGIVVSKMDGDARGGAVLSIRAVSGLPVKFMGTGEKADALETFYPDRFASRILGMGDMLGLIERAKEAISEQDVDAIEKKMKSKSLDLEDFITQFQRIKKMGPLNQIVDMIPGMSQVKRQMKVDSFDDTFWNKAESVVYSMTPEERRHPETINGSRKRRIAKGSGTTPQEVNQLLNQWKEAKKIMQTFAGNRSGFLNIFGGLGGR; encoded by the coding sequence ATGCTTGAAGCCCTCTCCGACAAGCTTTCTGGCGTCTTCCAGAAGCTCGGATCACACGGCACCATCAGCGAAAAGGACCTCGACGACGCAATGCGCGAGGTCCGCATCGCGCTGCTCGAAGCGGACGTCAACTTCAAGGTGGTCCGTCAGTTCATCGCGTCGGTGCGCGAGCGGGCTCTTGGGAGCGAGGTGCTGCAGAGCCTGACCGGCCCCCAGCAGGTCATCAGCATCGTCAGCGATGAGCTGGTGAACATCCTGGGCGGCAGTGAGTCGCACCTGAATCTTTCGTCGAAGCCGACGGTGATCATGCTCGTCGGGCTCAAGGGCTCCGGCAAGACGACGACCGCCGCCAAGCTCGCCCTCCACCTGCGCAAGAATGGCCAGAAGCCGATGCTCGTCGCGGCCGACCCCTATCGTGTCGCCGGCAGCGAACAACTGAAGTCGCTCGCGCGCCAGCTCAACATGTACGTGTACGCCGGCGACGAAGGCCAGAAGCTCACCGACCTGTGCACCGCATCGCTCAAGGAGGCGCAGCGCCAGGGCGCGAGCGTGATCATCGTCGACACGGCGGGCCGCTCGACGATCGACGGCGAGATGATGGATGAGGTCTCGGCCATGCGCACGGCGCTGAAGCCGGACGAGATCATCCTCGTCGTGGATGCGATGACCGGCCAGGAAGCCGTGAACGTGGCGCAGGAGTTCCACGACCAGCTCGGCGTCACCGGCATCGTCGTCTCGAAGATGGACGGCGACGCGCGTGGCGGCGCCGTGCTCTCGATCCGCGCCGTGAGCGGGCTGCCCGTGAAGTTCATGGGCACCGGCGAAAAGGCCGACGCGCTGGAGACGTTCTACCCCGACCGCTTCGCTTCGCGGATTCTGGGCATGGGCGACATGCTCGGGCTGATCGAGCGCGCGAAGGAAGCGATCAGCGAGCAAGACGTCGACGCCATCGAAAAGAAGATGAAATCCAAGAGCCTCGACCTGGAGGACTTCATCACGCAGTTCCAGCGCATCAAGAAGATGGGGCCGCTGAACCAGATCGTCGACATGATCCCGGGCATGTCGCAGGTCAAGCGACAGATGAAAGTCGACTCGTTCGACGACACCTTCTGGAACAAGGCCGAATCCGTCGTGTACTCTATGACGCCGGAGGAGCGCCGCCATCCCGAGACGATCAACGGCAGCCGCAAGCGCCGGATCGCGAAGGGCAGCGGCACGACGCCGCAAGAGGTGAACCAGCTTCTCAACCAGTGGAAAGAGGCGAAGAAGATCATGCAGACCTTCGCCGGCAATCGTTCTGGCTTCCTGAACATCTTCGGGGGCCTCGGAGGAAGGTAA
- a CDS encoding KH domain-containing protein produces the protein MKELVEYIAKALVDKPDEVKVSEVEERGRVVVRLEVAEDDYGKVIGKGGRIAQAMRALLKVSAVRHNEYASLEIGD, from the coding sequence ATGAAGGAACTCGTCGAGTACATTGCGAAGGCCCTCGTTGACAAGCCGGACGAAGTGAAGGTCTCCGAGGTGGAGGAACGCGGCCGTGTCGTCGTCCGCCTGGAAGTGGCCGAGGACGATTACGGCAAGGTGATCGGCAAGGGCGGCCGGATCGCCCAGGCGATGCGCGCGCTGCTCAAGGTGTCCGCGGTGCGCCACAACGAATACGCCTCGCTCGA